From the genome of Labrus mixtus chromosome 17, fLabMix1.1, whole genome shotgun sequence:
TGCGGAATGTGAAAGGAAttcaatacaacaacaaaaagatttGTGAGGACAACACAGGTCTGCCATAAACATAACCATGTTTTATATCTGATGTTACAGGCATCACCCCATTGCACATGTGTATGACAaacaattaataataatatatatccAGTCTGAGCATTGCTAACAGGCTGCTGAATTCCTTCCTCCTTAAGTGAATACAAACATgatataatgaaaaaaaaagcatctttatGAATTGAATTAAGCAACTTTTATGGattcaacgtttttttttttacaatttccaTTCATGGATTCTTGGTCTCAAATATGTATTCCCAGGTAAAAGTGTTCATCATACTTAGAAGGCTGTTTTCTCTCCTGCGATGAGCTGGAGTGTAGCTGAGTCATTGTGAATATGCATAGAGGGGGGTCGCAGACTCCTACCCATCAGAGGCTCCTGTGAATCATCTCCTGGCTGCCCAGGAAGGTTCAGCTCTGTGCTCCCCGCTGCTAATGCTTCTTCTTCACTCTCTGGAAGTTCATATGGATGCTTTTCCTCAGGAAGACTGGCTAGCTGTTGGTCCAGGATGCTGTCTTCTAGTTTGGAGCCGTTCTCAGGACTGTGGTCTGCGTTCTTCTGGCTGAGGTCACTTCCCTCTGCAGCTGCAGTCGATTTATTTTGTGTGCGCAGGCCCTTTGCAGCCCTCATGATGTCTGCCTGGAGCTGCTTGTGGGAGTCCACTGGCTTACCTTCCTGCTCAGGAGCAGCTTTCTCTGGTACTTCATTAAAGAGTTTAGCACCTCCAGTTTTGTCCTTGTGGTCCACATACATTTTTgaggggaaggaggaaggaTAGTAGGCATTGACTTTGCGCCTGCGGCTCATGAAAATTGCTCCACAGATgatgaaaaggaagaggaggatgaaagagCATGCAACAAGGATAAGAAGCATGTTCTCCTCCAGAAAGCTCCTAACTTGACTAAGAAACTCAGATTCCACATGTGTGGGGACAGCAGGTGTGGTTTGGTACTCTGAGGAACTGTTGCTGGTGGGCAGAGAGGAAGTGGAGTTAGTGAGCTCTTCCTCGTCTGTACTTCCCTCTAGCAGACTGTAAAAAGGTAGAGGTGTGGCCCAGCTGCAGCTGAGgcaaaacagcaaacacagagcagTCCGATGAAGGGCCATCAGGAGCATCATTATCCCTCCGGATctgtaaataacaaataaacataaacTTCAGTGCCATGTGTGAAAAAATGTTTGTACCTTAAATGTATTACCCAGATAATTGTATAAATGACACTTTATGCTGCCCTGAGACTACACATTCTCAACTCCCTAGATCAGGATAGACAATATTCTGTCTGCTGAAGATGTTACACATCAaggatatgtttgtgtttattgtaaaattcaatttaaaacaatattattGCTGGGTTTCATGTCATTAATATTtgtctgaaaacatttatattgtccctttaaaaatatatatatattaccgTTAATCTAATATATTAGCATCCGGAATTGAGGTTTATAAATCATGTTGTCTcactgacagagagacagaatacatacaaacaaacataagcTCTGTTACTTAAGTTTTTAATTTGTACTGGTAAAGAATCATGATGCAGTGCAAGACTATTAGGAATAAACATTTATGTGTACTGTATCAAACCTCTAAAAAATGTATACTGCATATTTCTGCTGCATATCAACTAGCAGTGTACATTTCTATCTCATataatgttgaataaaaatggaATATGACTAGAGTACACGTATATTCAATCATTCATCAGTTACGTTACTTGCCACAAATGTATTGAATTCATTGCAGCTCAACTGTGAACTAATGTGTGATTTGCAGAAACTCAAGTAAAAGCATATAAAGGATCCTGCCCATCTGAGCCATGCAGAAAAAAGTTTCTGCATGGCTAGATACCACCTTTTCCTATGTCAGTGAAATGACCTTCTAAACTTTTGCCAGTCACAATCATCCCTCGGCTAAGTCAGTGTGTAAACTGGCAGCAGCTCACACACGCTCATCTTTATTCTGTCTCCATCTGTGTACAAGCTGGGCCACATGAAACTTTGCTCTCATCTGGAAAAAGAGAAGGGGTGggaggtgtgtttttgttcttcaaaaTTAATCACACACTCACCCCAGACCAAATAAGCATGGCCACACATCTGTGCCGACGCATAAACATATGTGTATAAGGCAGCCAtatgcacactaacacacacaaagacacatttggAACATCTAAACCTAGCAGATTTTTTTAAtggcaaaaacagaaaaaagggcCATGATGTAGATTCTGTCTCCACTTTAATGCTGAACCTTTATTCACGCTAACTGTACTAGTCACGCCCTGACTTTGTGTGGATGGGTGTTGATATGAAAGTATCATGATGCTAAAACATCTCAAACTTTAGACTTACACGAGAGCTTAAAAttaccaccaaaaaaaaaaaacccaaacaggaaaaaatacataaaaaaagagtgaaatcaTTTTACTCACCATGAAATGTGGCAGAAGTGTCTCTATTGGAAACCCCCCTGATGGAGGATGACTGCAACCAAGATAGAAAAGTAAACTGATTGAGTTTAAGAGAGAGCACAGCAAAGAGTGGCAAACTCTGTGTGAGCTACGCCACTTCTGCAGTTTCAGGTTTCAGGCTGCAGATTTGTCTGGATagccgaaaaaaaaaaaaaaaaaaaaaaaaaaaaaaaaagatgtcgtgaaccaggaggagaggacaaatccctccttctccctctcctctgttctcctcccCCCTTCCCCAAGTGTGTCTGAGCGCTCCGTCCTGCACACAGATTGTTCTTGTTAGGTAGGAGTTTATGATGTGCAGTGGGGGCAGGGATACAGGGACCTCTCCCCAACTCTCCTGTATGCTTTACTGGACTTGCAGAAGACAGAATTAACTTCAAAAAGATGATGATTCAGCCTTCAGACTTCATCATCAACTCTTATTTCCCCATCTTTCTGCAGATAAAGTCTCTGATTGCTAGCCTGGCCTCCCCTCTGACCTCATCCTGTGACTCTAATGACTAACAGCAGCCCTGCTAGGCCAAAAGGAGTCGGAGAGCAGCTTGTAAGAGT
Proteins encoded in this window:
- the tmem119b gene encoding transmembrane protein 119b codes for the protein MMLLMALHRTALCLLFCLSCSWATPLPFYSLLEGSTDEEELTNSTSSLPTSNSSSEYQTTPAVPTHVESEFLSQVRSFLEENMLLILVACSFILLFLFIICGAIFMSRRRKVNAYYPSSFPSKMYVDHKDKTGGAKLFNEVPEKAAPEQEGKPVDSHKQLQADIMRAAKGLRTQNKSTAAAEGSDLSQKNADHSPENGSKLEDSILDQQLASLPEEKHPYELPESEEEALAAGSTELNLPGQPGDDSQEPLMGRSLRPPSMHIHNDSATLQLIAGEKTAF